One stretch of Variovorax sp. TBS-050B DNA includes these proteins:
- a CDS encoding acyltransferase has protein sequence MSERATAISFEAYRATRNFAALDGLRAVSVFLVFSEHFGGIGWTRFSGWLGVHAFFVLSGFLITTLLLRERDATGRISLQAFYIRRATRLLPLYLLVFLAVLGLSWLAGDGSWAQMKAAAPYYLSLQNELAELAPLHMTWTLAVEWKYYLVWPALLVVFGTTPRSALAAVGFCIAALAMIGIGGHEWKLLLPQNYIGMLLGTGLAIALHSRRGFALLGGLMNHGVALALVLLLLLWQRRFPLVADRIGTASAIAVYSLLVTLLIPALVAPRTWLARGLASKWLVFVGHRSYAMYLVQYVAANAVIAALPGLVVGTPLLLLSFGLALLLSHGLHRGFEKPITAWGHRRAAAVKRSPAPALAGAGAALRAETGHSPLL, from the coding sequence ATGAGCGAGCGCGCGACAGCGATCAGCTTCGAGGCATACCGCGCCACGCGCAACTTCGCGGCGCTCGACGGGCTGCGCGCCGTCTCGGTGTTCCTCGTCTTCAGCGAGCATTTCGGCGGCATCGGCTGGACGCGCTTCTCGGGCTGGCTCGGCGTGCACGCCTTCTTCGTGCTCTCGGGCTTTCTCATCACCACGCTGCTGCTGCGGGAGCGCGACGCCACGGGCCGCATCTCGCTGCAGGCCTTCTACATCCGCCGCGCAACGCGCCTGCTGCCGCTCTACCTGCTGGTCTTCCTCGCGGTGCTGGGCCTGAGCTGGCTCGCGGGCGACGGCAGCTGGGCGCAGATGAAGGCCGCGGCGCCCTACTACCTGAGCCTGCAGAACGAACTCGCCGAACTCGCGCCGCTGCACATGACCTGGACGCTGGCCGTGGAGTGGAAGTACTACCTGGTCTGGCCGGCGCTGCTCGTGGTGTTCGGCACCACGCCGCGCTCGGCGCTGGCGGCCGTCGGCTTCTGCATCGCGGCGCTGGCGATGATCGGCATCGGCGGCCACGAGTGGAAGCTGCTGCTGCCGCAGAACTACATCGGCATGCTGCTTGGCACGGGGCTCGCCATCGCGCTGCATTCGCGCCGCGGCTTCGCGCTGCTCGGCGGGTTGATGAACCACGGCGTGGCGCTCGCGCTGGTCCTGCTGCTGCTCCTGTGGCAGCGCCGCTTTCCGCTCGTGGCCGACCGCATCGGCACGGCCAGCGCCATCGCGGTCTACAGCCTGCTCGTGACGCTGCTGATCCCGGCGCTGGTCGCCCCGCGCACCTGGCTGGCGCGCGGGCTGGCGTCGAAGTGGCTGGTGTTCGTCGGGCATCGCTCGTATGCGATGTACCTGGTGCAGTACGTGGCCGCGAACGCGGTGATCGCGGCGCTGCCGGGGCTGGTGGTCGGCACGCCGCTGCTGCTGCTCTCGTTCGGGCTGGCGCTGCTGCTCTCGCACGGACTGCACCGCGGCTTCGAGAAGCCCATCACCGCCTGGGGCCACCGCCGGGCCGCGGCGGTCAAGCGGTCACCCGCGCCCGCACTGGCCGGCGCTGGCGCCGCGCTGCGGGCCGAGACCGGCCACAGCCCGCTTCTCTAG
- a CDS encoding DUF1854 domain-containing protein, whose protein sequence is MNATSTITPFEGFALARDGFGRLVLTDPHGEQHAGVTPVRAFPLSAPGEGVSLVGGDGRELVWIDRAEQLPAPARALLEEELAVRDFAPTLLKLHSVSSFGVPSTWTVSTDRGETSFVLKAEEDIRRLEGGALLIASAHGVQFRIPDTKALDRASRKLLERFL, encoded by the coding sequence ATGAACGCGACGAGCACCATCACCCCCTTCGAGGGCTTTGCGCTGGCACGCGACGGTTTCGGCCGGCTCGTGCTGACCGATCCGCACGGCGAGCAGCATGCCGGCGTCACGCCGGTGCGCGCCTTTCCGCTCAGCGCGCCCGGCGAGGGCGTTTCGCTGGTCGGCGGCGACGGCCGCGAGCTGGTCTGGATCGACCGCGCCGAGCAACTGCCGGCGCCTGCGCGCGCGCTGCTCGAAGAGGAACTCGCGGTGCGTGACTTCGCGCCCACGCTGCTGAAGCTGCACAGCGTCTCGAGCTTCGGCGTGCCGAGCACCTGGACCGTGAGCACCGACCGCGGCGAGACCAGCTTCGTGCTCAAGGCCGAGGAAGACATCCGGCGGCTCGAAGGCGGCGCGCTGCTGATCGCGAGCGCGCACGGCGTGCAGTTCCGCATTCCCGACACGAAGGCGCTCGACCGCGCCTCGCGCAAGCTGCTCGAGCGCTTCCTCTAG
- the cphA gene encoding cyanophycin synthetase: MTRFDDIRLLRINYLRGPNLWTYRPVLEVWLDLGELEDYPSNKIEGFTDRLTGLLPALIEHHCGVGERGGFIQRLTEGTWSGHVLEHVVIELLNLAGMPTGFGQTRSTSAHGVYRMVFRARDEQVARVALAEGHRLLMAAINNDPFTAADVQKAVDAVKAKVEDCYLGPSTAAIVAAATDRGIPHMRLNSGNLVQLGYGANQQRIWTAETDYTSAIGESIASDKELTKSLLASCGVPVPEGQVVESAEEAWEAAEDIGVPVVVKPSDANHGRGVSLELTTREEVMAAFAVAEPEGSDVMVERFIRGHEHRLLVVGGEVVAAARGEIITVTGDGQSTVAELIDKQLNSDPRRGAEEEFPLDVIVLATDAKLQLELKRQDLDGSSVPAAGRVVTIQRNGNMANDCTDQVHPEVAHAAVLAARVVGLDIAGIDLVAQDIGRPLGPQGGAIVEVNAGPGLLMHLKPAVGSPRPVGRAICDHLFPNDAPGRIPVVGVAGSRDTAVLARLVAWLINLGGRHTGLACRDGLFLERRRVDARDSANWDAGHRLLMNRAVQAVVIENGAETILRDGLPYDRCQIGIVTDLDGAEALTDYDITESDQMVKVLRTQVDVVLPEGTAVLNGGDERVAGLAPLCDGGVILYAADAQSPALAAHQAAGGKAVLVRQDRVVLANGSSESFLPGLGRLTVWRATHAGVSLESLLAAVAAAWAMGIPLNLIGAGVEAFEADLQAALASLQLSQTPPLSLQPQLA; this comes from the coding sequence ATGACCCGTTTCGACGACATCCGCCTGTTGCGCATCAACTATTTGCGCGGCCCCAACCTCTGGACCTACCGGCCCGTGCTGGAAGTCTGGCTCGACCTCGGCGAGCTCGAAGACTACCCCTCGAACAAGATCGAGGGCTTCACCGACCGGCTGACCGGCCTGCTGCCCGCGCTCATCGAGCACCACTGCGGCGTGGGCGAGCGCGGCGGCTTCATCCAGCGCCTGACCGAAGGCACCTGGTCGGGCCACGTGCTCGAGCACGTGGTGATCGAGCTGCTCAACCTCGCCGGCATGCCGACGGGCTTCGGCCAGACGCGCAGCACCTCGGCGCACGGCGTCTACCGCATGGTGTTCCGCGCGCGCGACGAGCAGGTCGCGCGGGTGGCGCTGGCCGAGGGCCACCGCCTGCTGATGGCGGCCATCAACAACGACCCGTTCACCGCCGCCGACGTGCAGAAGGCCGTGGACGCAGTCAAGGCCAAGGTGGAAGACTGCTACCTCGGCCCGAGCACCGCCGCCATCGTGGCCGCCGCCACCGACCGCGGCATTCCGCACATGCGGCTCAACAGCGGCAACCTGGTCCAGCTCGGCTATGGCGCGAACCAGCAGCGCATCTGGACCGCCGAGACCGACTACACCAGCGCCATCGGCGAATCGATCGCTTCCGACAAGGAGCTCACCAAGTCGCTGCTCGCGAGCTGCGGCGTGCCGGTGCCCGAGGGCCAGGTGGTCGAGAGCGCCGAAGAAGCCTGGGAAGCCGCCGAGGACATCGGCGTGCCGGTGGTGGTGAAGCCCTCCGACGCCAACCACGGCCGCGGCGTGTCGCTCGAACTGACGACGCGCGAGGAAGTGATGGCCGCCTTCGCCGTCGCCGAGCCCGAGGGCAGCGACGTGATGGTCGAGCGCTTCATCCGCGGCCACGAGCACCGCCTGCTGGTGGTGGGCGGCGAAGTGGTGGCCGCCGCGCGCGGCGAGATCATCACGGTGACCGGCGACGGCCAGAGCACCGTGGCCGAGCTGATCGACAAGCAGCTCAACAGCGACCCGCGCCGCGGCGCCGAGGAAGAATTCCCGCTCGACGTGATCGTGCTGGCCACCGACGCCAAGCTGCAGCTCGAACTCAAGCGCCAGGACCTCGACGGCAGCTCGGTGCCGGCCGCCGGCCGCGTGGTGACGATCCAGCGCAACGGCAACATGGCGAACGACTGCACCGATCAGGTCCACCCCGAAGTCGCGCACGCCGCCGTGCTGGCCGCGCGCGTGGTCGGGCTCGACATCGCCGGCATCGACCTCGTGGCGCAGGACATCGGCCGGCCGCTCGGCCCGCAGGGCGGCGCGATCGTCGAAGTCAACGCCGGCCCCGGCCTGCTGATGCACCTGAAGCCCGCCGTCGGCTCGCCGCGCCCCGTGGGCCGCGCGATCTGCGACCACCTGTTCCCGAACGACGCGCCGGGCCGCATTCCCGTGGTCGGCGTCGCCGGTTCGCGCGACACCGCGGTGCTCGCGCGGCTCGTGGCCTGGCTCATCAACCTCGGCGGACGCCACACCGGCCTCGCCTGCCGCGACGGCCTGTTCCTCGAGCGCCGCCGCGTCGACGCGCGCGACAGCGCCAACTGGGACGCCGGCCACCGTCTGCTGATGAACCGCGCCGTGCAGGCCGTGGTGATCGAGAACGGCGCCGAAACCATCCTGCGCGACGGCCTGCCCTACGACCGCTGCCAGATCGGCATCGTGACCGACCTCGACGGCGCCGAGGCGCTGACCGACTACGACATCACCGAGAGCGACCAGATGGTCAAGGTGCTGCGCACGCAGGTCGACGTGGTGCTGCCCGAGGGCACGGCCGTGCTCAACGGGGGCGACGAACGCGTGGCCGGCCTCGCGCCGCTGTGCGACGGCGGCGTCATCCTCTATGCCGCCGACGCGCAGTCTCCCGCGCTCGCCGCGCACCAGGCCGCCGGCGGCAAGGCCGTGCTGGTGCGGCAGGACCGCGTGGTGCTGGCCAACGGCAGCAGCGAATCCTTCCTGCCGGGCCTCGGCCGCCTCACGGTGTGGCGTGCCACGCATGCGGGCGTCAGCCTCGAGAGCCTGCTGGCCGCCGTGGCCGCGGCCTGGGCCATGGGCATTCCGCTGAACCTGATCGGCGCCGGCGTGGAGGCCTTCGAGGCCGACCTGCAGGCCGCCCTGGCGTCGCTGCAGCTGTCGCAGACGCCGCCGCTTTCCCTGCAACCCCAACTTGCCTGA
- the cphA gene encoding cyanophycin synthetase — MKVTRTRALRGPNLWSRHTAIEAVVACEGDENAISRLPGFEARLRARFPTIGELHPMVLGQPMALAHVLENAAVALQAQAGCAVNFGHTSPTMEEGVYQVVVQYSEEEVGRRALALAEALIAAAQNDTPFDATAAITELRDLDESERLGPSTGSIVDAAVVRGIPYRRLTSGSLVQFGWGSRQRRIQAAEVDSTSGVAESIAQDKELTKQLLNAAGVPVPLGRPVADADDGWAAAMEIGLPVVVKPQDGNQGKGVTVNITTREQLAAAYESAAAYGEVMVEKFLPGFDFRLLVVGDRLVAAARRDPPHVIGDGSATVRQLVDAVNLDPRRGEGHATSLTKIRLDDIAIGRLEAQGLTPDSVPERGQRVVLRNNANLSTGGTATDVTDTVHPEVAARAVDAAQMVGLHICGVDMVCENVLRPLEEQHGGVVEVNAAPGLRMHISPSFGRGRAVGEAIMDTLFAPGDDGRIPVVAVTGTNGKTTTARLINHLLASSGLRTGMTNTDGVYVDGRQTDSGDCSGPKSARNVLMHPDVDAAVFEVARGGILREGLGFDRCQVAVVTNIGSGDHLGLNYITTVEDLAVLKRVIVRNVAPDGYAVLNAADVNVAAMAAGCPGHVIFFAADRQHPVMATHRAQGKRTVYIDNDTLVAAEGSWRERIALRDVPITRGGTIGFQVDNVMAAVAAAWGVGLDWDTIRSGLASFMNDAAGVPGRFNVMDYRGATVIADYGHNTDAMRALVSAVDTMPARKRSVVISGAGDRRDSDIRDQTAILGQAFDDVILYQDAAQRGRADGEVMALLRQGLQGAARTRYIDEIRGEFIAIDTALARLQPGDLSLILVDQVDEALAHLAQRISEG; from the coding sequence ATGAAAGTGACCCGCACCCGCGCCCTGCGCGGCCCCAACCTCTGGAGCCGCCACACCGCCATCGAGGCCGTCGTGGCCTGCGAAGGCGACGAGAACGCCATCAGCCGCCTGCCCGGCTTCGAAGCCCGCCTGCGGGCGCGCTTTCCCACCATCGGCGAACTGCATCCGATGGTGCTCGGCCAGCCGATGGCGCTGGCCCACGTGCTCGAGAACGCCGCCGTTGCGCTGCAGGCCCAGGCCGGCTGCGCGGTGAATTTCGGCCACACCTCGCCCACGATGGAGGAAGGCGTCTACCAGGTCGTCGTCCAGTACTCGGAGGAAGAAGTCGGCCGCCGCGCGCTCGCGCTGGCCGAGGCGCTGATCGCCGCCGCGCAGAACGACACCCCCTTCGACGCCACCGCCGCCATCACCGAGCTGCGCGACCTCGACGAATCCGAGCGCCTGGGCCCGAGCACCGGCTCCATCGTCGATGCCGCCGTGGTGCGCGGCATTCCGTACCGCCGGCTCACGAGCGGCAGCCTGGTGCAGTTCGGCTGGGGCTCGCGCCAGCGCCGCATCCAGGCGGCCGAGGTCGACAGCACCAGCGGCGTGGCCGAATCGATCGCGCAGGACAAGGAACTCACCAAGCAGCTGCTCAATGCCGCCGGCGTGCCGGTGCCGCTGGGGCGCCCCGTCGCCGATGCCGACGACGGCTGGGCCGCCGCGATGGAGATCGGCCTGCCCGTGGTGGTGAAGCCGCAGGACGGCAACCAGGGCAAGGGCGTGACGGTCAACATCACCACGCGCGAGCAGCTCGCGGCGGCCTACGAATCGGCCGCGGCCTACGGCGAGGTGATGGTCGAGAAATTCCTGCCCGGCTTCGACTTCCGCCTGCTGGTGGTCGGCGACCGGCTCGTGGCCGCGGCGCGGCGCGACCCGCCGCACGTGATCGGCGACGGCAGCGCCACCGTGCGCCAGCTCGTCGATGCGGTGAACCTCGATCCGCGGCGCGGCGAAGGCCACGCGACCTCGCTCACCAAGATCCGGCTCGACGACATCGCGATCGGCCGGCTCGAGGCCCAGGGCCTCACGCCCGACAGCGTGCCCGAGCGCGGCCAGCGCGTGGTGCTGCGCAACAACGCGAACCTCTCCACCGGCGGCACCGCCACCGACGTGACCGACACCGTGCACCCCGAAGTGGCCGCGCGCGCGGTCGATGCGGCGCAGATGGTCGGCCTGCACATCTGCGGCGTCGACATGGTGTGCGAGAACGTGCTGCGTCCGCTCGAGGAGCAGCACGGCGGCGTGGTCGAGGTGAATGCGGCCCCGGGGCTGCGCATGCACATCTCGCCCTCGTTCGGCCGCGGCCGCGCCGTGGGCGAGGCGATCATGGACACCCTCTTCGCCCCCGGCGACGACGGCCGCATTCCGGTGGTGGCCGTGACCGGCACCAACGGCAAGACCACCACCGCGCGCCTGATCAACCACCTGCTCGCATCGAGCGGCCTGCGCACCGGCATGACCAACACCGACGGCGTGTACGTCGACGGCCGCCAGACCGACAGCGGCGACTGCAGCGGACCGAAGAGCGCGCGCAACGTGCTGATGCACCCCGACGTCGACGCCGCGGTGTTCGAGGTCGCGCGCGGCGGCATCCTGCGCGAGGGCCTGGGCTTCGACCGCTGCCAGGTGGCCGTGGTCACCAACATCGGCAGCGGCGACCACCTGGGGCTGAACTACATCACCACGGTGGAAGACCTGGCCGTGCTCAAGCGCGTGATCGTGCGCAACGTGGCGCCCGACGGCTATGCGGTGCTCAACGCGGCCGACGTGAACGTCGCCGCCATGGCCGCGGGCTGCCCCGGCCACGTGATCTTCTTCGCCGCCGACCGCCAGCATCCGGTGATGGCCACGCACCGCGCGCAGGGCAAGCGCACGGTCTACATCGACAACGACACGCTGGTCGCGGCCGAAGGCTCGTGGCGCGAGCGCATCGCATTGCGCGACGTGCCGATCACGCGCGGCGGCACCATCGGCTTCCAGGTCGACAACGTGATGGCCGCGGTGGCCGCCGCGTGGGGCGTGGGCCTGGACTGGGACACCATCCGCAGCGGCCTCGCGAGCTTCATGAACGACGCGGCCGGCGTGCCGGGCCGCTTCAACGTGATGGACTACCGCGGCGCCACCGTGATCGCCGACTACGGCCACAACACCGACGCGATGCGCGCGCTGGTGTCGGCCGTCGACACCATGCCGGCGCGGAAGCGCTCGGTGGTCATCAGCGGCGCGGGCGACCGGCGCGATTCCGACATCCGCGACCAGACCGCGATCCTCGGCCAGGCCTTCGACGACGTGATCCTCTACCAGGACGCCGCGCAGCGCGGCCGTGCCGACGGCGAAGTGATGGCACTGCTGCGCCAGGGCCTGCAGGGCGCCGCGCGCACGCGCTACATCGACGAGATCCGGGGCGAATTCATCGCCATCGACACCGCGCTCGCGCGCCTGCAGCCGGGCGATCTGTCGCTGATCCTCGTCGATCAGGTCGACGAAGCGCTCGCGCACCTCGCCCAGCGCATCTCCGAGGGCTGA
- the queC gene encoding 7-cyano-7-deazaguanine synthase QueC: MPLHTTALVLFSGGQDSTTCLADALSKYQRVETLGFDYGQRHRVELDVRGSILAKMRERFPDWAPRLGPDHVLTLAALAQLGGSSLTEEVAFEMQADGLPNTFVPGRNLLFLTLAGALAYRRGLQVIVTGVCETDFSGYPDCRDDTMKAMQLALSLGLERRLVIETPLMWIDKAETWQMARRLGGAPLVDLIVEETHTCYLGDRSHRQAWGYGCGSCPACELRAKGWERYVAAAPADATSTR, encoded by the coding sequence ATGCCCCTGCACACCACCGCGCTCGTCCTCTTCTCCGGCGGCCAGGATTCGACCACCTGCCTCGCCGATGCGCTTTCCAAGTACCAGCGGGTCGAGACCCTGGGCTTCGACTACGGCCAGCGCCACCGGGTCGAGCTCGACGTGCGCGGCAGCATCCTCGCGAAGATGCGCGAGCGCTTTCCCGACTGGGCGCCGCGGCTCGGCCCCGACCACGTGCTCACGCTCGCGGCCCTGGCCCAGCTCGGCGGCTCCTCGCTCACCGAGGAAGTGGCTTTCGAGATGCAGGCCGACGGCCTGCCGAACACCTTCGTGCCCGGGCGCAACCTGCTGTTCCTCACGCTCGCGGGCGCGCTCGCATACCGGCGCGGGCTGCAGGTGATCGTCACCGGCGTCTGCGAGACTGACTTCTCCGGCTATCCCGACTGCCGCGACGACACGATGAAGGCGATGCAGCTCGCGCTCTCGCTCGGGCTGGAGCGCCGCCTGGTCATCGAGACCCCGCTGATGTGGATCGACAAGGCCGAGACCTGGCAGATGGCACGCCGGCTCGGTGGCGCACCGCTGGTCGACCTGATCGTGGAAGAAACCCACACCTGCTACCTCGGCGACCGCAGCCACCGGCAGGCCTGGGGCTATGGCTGCGGCAGCTGCCCGGCGTGCGAGCTGCGCGCGAAGGGGTGGGAGCGCTATGTGGCGGCCGCGCCCGCCGATGCGACCTCCACGCGGTAG